The sequence TGGTCAGGGTAAAAATTTAGAAATAAAATACAGATTATTCAAGGATTATAGGAAAGGAATGCTTAAAGTTGCATTTGCTTCTTTATTTTCAACTTTTGCATTAATGTTATTATCTGGTTTAATATTTAAGTATAAAAGTATAATAATAAGTTTTGTAAATTATGAATCAGAATTAATATTTTTTGTAAACTTTTTTAAATTACTGTTTACAATATTTGTAGTTTCTGCTTCTATTTTACTTTTAAATCTATTACCACTTCCTGGTTTTGATATGTTTGATATGATTTATTCTTATGCTGATGATGATTTAAGAAGAATATTCTATATCATGAGTAAATACAGTATAGTAATTTTAGTTATACTAATGTATGTAATCTTAAATACAGGAATATTTAGATCTATAATATTTGATTTAATAGGATTAATAAAATGAATACAGTAGAAAAAGAAACGGTAATAGAATTTATAGAGAAAAAGTCAAAATTTATAGGATATATAAAACCAGTAAGTACAGTTAAGGAAGCAGAAAAATTCATAGAAATGATTAATGAAAAACATTTTGATGCTACACATAATGTATATGCATATAAGGTAATAGAAAATAATCAAGAATATTTTAAATTTAATGATAATGGTGAACCTGTAAATACTGCAGGAAAACCTATGGCAGAGATAATAACAAGATTAGGTGTTTCAAACTTAGTTGTAGTTGCAACAAGATACTTTGGTGGAATAAAACTTGGTGCAGGCGGATTAATAAGAAATTATGCTAAATGTGCAAAACTTGCAATTAATGAGGCAGGTATAGTAGAATATGTAGTAAGAAAAATAGTTCTTTTAGATTTTGATTATTCTAAATCTACCGAAGTTGAAACATTAATAGAAAAAAATAATATAGAAGTATTAGATAAAGTATATAACGAAAGAGTAATGATGAGACTAAGGGTTTCAGATGAAGAATTAGATAAAATAAAAGAAATACAAGGAATAATTTTAATTGAAATGTGAAAGGAGTGAAATATGATAGTAGCAATAGTTGGAAGACCTAATGTTGGTAAGTCTACACTGTTTAATAAGTTAATTGGAGATAGATTATCAATAGTTAAAGATGAAATTGGAGTTACAAGAGATAGACTATATAGAGAGACAGAATGGTCAGGTAAAAAATTTCTATTAGTAGATACTGGAGGATTAGAACCTCGTAGCAATGATTTTATGATGAGTAAAATTAAAGATCAAGCAAGAGTAGCTATAGATG is a genomic window of Streptobacillus felis containing:
- a CDS encoding IMPACT family protein; the protein is MNTVEKETVIEFIEKKSKFIGYIKPVSTVKEAEKFIEMINEKHFDATHNVYAYKVIENNQEYFKFNDNGEPVNTAGKPMAEIITRLGVSNLVVVATRYFGGIKLGAGGLIRNYAKCAKLAINEAGIVEYVVRKIVLLDFDYSKSTEVETLIEKNNIEVLDKVYNERVMMRLRVSDEELDKIKEIQGIILIEM